A region of the Geomonas subterranea genome:
GCCGCTTCGGCTGCCGCGTCAGCAAGGTGAACGTGGACGGGGGGTTCACCTGCCCCAACCGCGACGGCAGCCGCGGCACCGGTGGGTGCATCTACTGCGACAACAGCTCCTTCTCCCCCAAGGAGACCCAGTCCCTGATCCCGGTCGAGGAACAGATGGCCGCGGGGATGGCCTACCACCGCAGCCGCCTCGATAGCGACAAGTTCATCGTCTATTTCCAGAAGTACACCAACACCTACGGCCCCGTGGAGAAACTCGCGGATCTGTACCGGCGCGCCCTCGCCCACCCCGACGTTCTGGGGATCTCCGTGGGGACCCGGCCCGACTCCCTGAGCCCCGCCGCCCTGGAACTCCTGACCGACCTGGCCCGCGAGCACTACGTCTGCGTGGAGCTCGGCCTGCAGTCCATGGACGACGCCATCCTCGCCCGCATCAACCGCGGCCACACCCTGGCGGAGTACCTCGACGCGGTGCAGCGCCTCTCCGGACGCGGCCTGGAGATCTGCACCCACCTGATCTACGGCTTCCCCGGGGAGACCAGAAG
Encoded here:
- a CDS encoding TIGR01212 family radical SAM protein (This family includes YhcC from E. coli K-12, an uncharacterized radical SAM protein.) → MTAGEPIHKELRINSYGSYLRRRFGCRVSKVNVDGGFTCPNRDGSRGTGGCIYCDNSSFSPKETQSLIPVEEQMAAGMAYHRSRLDSDKFIVYFQKYTNTYGPVEKLADLYRRALAHPDVLGISVGTRPDSLSPAALELLTDLAREHYVCVELGLQSMDDAILARINRGHTLAEYLDAVQRLSGRGLEICTHLIYGFPGETRSGFLKTARLIAGLPVNSVKLHQLHAVENTRLAEMYRDGSWQPIGIDEYVGTVCDFLEELPARVTVQRLYGSAPLAIRVAPNWNLKNNQMWYAVINELRRRGSWQGCRLASEVRAA